Proteins encoded by one window of Lactobacillus paragasseri:
- the mazE gene encoding type II toxin-antitoxin system PemI/MazE family antitoxin gives MKISIHHIVTQKVGNSVGFSLPASFKVEVGTEYTIHQKSDGSLILIPKISNPYTSDAKFEDVPGPEREAWENLAMEELRHAED, from the coding sequence ATGAAAATATCTATTCATCATATTGTAACTCAAAAGGTTGGTAACTCAGTAGGCTTTTCACTTCCTGCTTCGTTTAAAGTAGAGGTAGGAACTGAGTATACAATTCATCAAAAATCTGATGGTAGTTTGATCTTAATACCGAAAATTTCGAATCCTTATACCTCTGATGCTAAATTTGAAGATGTACCAGGACCAGAAAGGGAAGCTTGGGAAAATTTGGCTATGGAGGAATTACGTCATGCCGAAGATTAG
- a CDS encoding threonine/serine exporter family protein, which translates to MPFWLEIIVNLVFAWLASVGFGLIINVPHRALVLCGVSGSAGWILYWLANRIGIGRLGSNLLGALCVGILGLVFARIKKCPVTVFNIPGVVPLVPGVPAYQAVRAMVEGQLSDAEDLILRVAIVTIAIAMGFMLAQLMGEIFFKTRNNRKNKKNLV; encoded by the coding sequence ATGCCTTTTTGGTTAGAAATAATTGTTAATTTAGTGTTTGCCTGGCTTGCTTCTGTGGGCTTTGGACTAATTATTAATGTCCCTCACCGTGCTCTTGTGTTATGCGGTGTCAGTGGGAGTGCGGGTTGGATCTTGTATTGGTTGGCTAATCGAATTGGCATTGGCCGATTAGGATCTAATCTTTTAGGAGCATTGTGCGTTGGAATTTTAGGTTTAGTATTTGCTCGAATTAAAAAATGCCCCGTAACTGTTTTCAACATTCCCGGTGTTGTACCACTTGTGCCAGGTGTGCCAGCCTATCAGGCAGTACGTGCAATGGTAGAAGGGCAGCTGTCTGATGCAGAAGACTTAATTTTACGAGTGGCAATTGTCACAATTGCGATTGCAATGGGTTTTATGCTGGCCCAATTGATGGGCGAGATCTTTTTTAAGACGCGCAATAATAGAAAAAATAAGAAAAATTTAGTATAA
- a CDS encoding ABC-F family ATP-binding cassette domain-containing protein: MSLLTVKNLSQTFIDKTLYEDANFVLNKEDHMGVTGQNGVGKSTLIKILTGEITQDEGEVKWQNKLHVGYLDQYAKLKAGIGIKEFLQTAFSDLFQKEKELNDLYVKYGENGDDSLLEKAGKIQTLLEEKEFYDIDTKIDRVATGLGLADLGYERDVAKLSGGQRSKLILAKLLLQNPDVLVLDEPTNYLDVNHIDWLADYLNDFEGAFIVVSHDYDFLGRITNCIIDIDFGTITRYSGDLKHALRQKEADRESYLKAYANQQRKIKKTEAYIRKNKAGSRSKSAKSREKQLAKMDILTPPQNNKKAHVVFPYVDTASNLLLQTQDLVIGYDQALVKSAFNFSVGNGEKVAVTGFNGIGKTTLLKTLLGKLKPIYGNFELSSTAELAYFQQDLVWPNKNMTPLQYLQEEFPRLRPRELRQALARMGLTAQQAMSPLRELSGGEQEKVKLAKMQFEPSNLLFLDEPTNHLDIATKDSLRKAIVEFKGGVIIVSHERDFFRGNWVDKTIDIEKMNNE; encoded by the coding sequence ATGAGCTTATTAACGGTTAAAAATCTAAGCCAAACTTTTATTGATAAAACTTTATACGAAGACGCAAATTTTGTTTTAAATAAAGAAGACCATATGGGGGTAACTGGGCAAAATGGAGTTGGTAAATCGACTTTAATTAAGATTCTAACTGGTGAAATTACCCAAGATGAGGGCGAGGTTAAGTGGCAAAATAAACTCCATGTCGGTTATTTAGACCAGTATGCCAAACTTAAAGCAGGTATAGGAATTAAAGAGTTTTTACAAACAGCATTTAGCGATCTTTTTCAAAAAGAAAAAGAATTGAATGACCTTTATGTGAAATATGGTGAAAATGGGGATGACTCTCTCTTAGAAAAAGCCGGTAAAATTCAAACTCTCCTTGAAGAAAAGGAATTTTACGATATTGATACTAAGATTGACCGAGTAGCAACAGGACTGGGCTTAGCTGATTTAGGTTATGAGCGAGATGTAGCTAAGCTTTCTGGTGGACAGCGGTCTAAATTGATTTTGGCTAAACTTCTTTTACAAAATCCTGATGTTTTAGTTTTAGATGAACCGACGAACTATTTAGATGTTAACCACATTGATTGGTTAGCTGATTATTTAAATGATTTTGAAGGAGCTTTTATTGTAGTATCACATGATTATGATTTCTTAGGGAGAATTACCAACTGCATTATTGATATTGATTTTGGCACCATTACTCGCTATAGCGGGGATTTAAAACATGCCTTACGACAAAAAGAAGCTGACCGAGAGAGTTATTTAAAAGCTTATGCCAATCAGCAACGAAAAATCAAAAAGACTGAAGCATATATTAGAAAGAATAAAGCTGGTTCAAGATCTAAGAGTGCTAAGTCGCGGGAAAAGCAACTAGCAAAGATGGATATTTTAACGCCACCACAAAATAATAAAAAAGCGCATGTCGTTTTCCCCTATGTTGATACAGCTTCAAACTTGCTGCTGCAAACTCAGGATTTGGTAATTGGGTATGATCAGGCGTTAGTTAAGTCAGCATTTAATTTCTCTGTTGGAAATGGTGAAAAGGTAGCAGTAACCGGTTTTAATGGAATTGGGAAAACTACTTTATTGAAGACATTGCTAGGAAAATTGAAACCAATTTATGGTAATTTTGAATTATCTTCAACTGCTGAGCTGGCATATTTTCAGCAAGATCTCGTTTGGCCTAATAAAAATATGACGCCTTTGCAATATTTACAAGAAGAATTTCCACGATTGCGTCCTAGAGAATTACGTCAAGCTTTAGCTAGAATGGGTTTGACGGCTCAGCAAGCAATGAGTCCCTTAAGGGAGTTATCTGGTGGAGAACAAGAAAAGGTTAAACTAGCCAAGATGCAGTTTGAACCATCTAATTTATTGTTTTTAGATGAACCTACTAACCACTTGGATATTGCTACTAAAGATTCTTTGCGAAAGGCAATTGTTGAGTTTAAAGGTGGAGTAATTATTGTAAGTCACGAAAGAGACTTCTTTAGAGGAAACTGGGTTGACAAGACAATCGATATTGAAAAAATGAATAATGAATAG
- a CDS encoding threonine/serine exporter family protein produces MNKEHVSQDYAAEVLDTCLKAGRLMIEGGSETYRVEDTMMRIARNAGITGARCFTTPTGIFMSLGEHSYTQVTQVKKRNINLELVDRVNELSREFAAEKITLKELQERLQQISISIPDFPIWLQIIGAAILSPTLMVLFMDDYDWIDFPAAAVIGGLSYAVYLAIKRYTNIRFLAEMVTAIFMGVITIFACKLFPKLIVDNILIGSLMTLVPGVAITNALRDLFGGDLLSGMARTTEAVLTAIALGGGIGIAIKLLWGVM; encoded by the coding sequence ATGAATAAAGAGCATGTGAGTCAAGACTATGCCGCTGAAGTGCTCGATACTTGCTTAAAAGCAGGTAGATTAATGATCGAAGGCGGCAGCGAAACTTATCGAGTTGAAGATACGATGATGAGAATAGCCCGCAACGCAGGTATTACTGGTGCTAGATGTTTTACAACTCCAACTGGAATATTTATGAGTTTAGGTGAACATTCCTATACTCAAGTTACGCAAGTTAAGAAAAGAAACATTAATTTAGAGTTGGTAGACCGGGTTAATGAGTTATCACGTGAATTTGCTGCCGAAAAAATCACTTTGAAGGAATTACAGGAAAGACTTCAACAGATTTCAATTTCTATTCCAGATTTTCCAATTTGGCTTCAAATTATTGGAGCTGCAATTTTGAGTCCGACTTTGATGGTCTTATTTATGGATGATTATGACTGGATTGATTTTCCAGCAGCAGCTGTTATTGGCGGTTTATCATATGCTGTGTATTTAGCTATTAAACGCTATACTAATATTCGTTTTTTAGCTGAAATGGTGACGGCAATTTTTATGGGAGTAATTACCATTTTTGCTTGCAAGTTGTTTCCTAAGCTTATTGTCGATAATATCTTAATCGGATCCTTGATGACATTGGTGCCTGGAGTGGCGATAACTAATGCTCTGCGAGATCTGTTTGGTGGTGATTTATTGTCGGGGATGGCTAGAACAACAGAGGCAGTTTTAACTGCTATTGCTCTTGGTGGCGGCATCGGTATTGCAATTAAGTTATTATGGGGTGTGATGTGA
- a CDS encoding LCP family protein produces MRPDEPNKPNKKLERNNVFAANKKNIKNGNNFARLVGLLTILLVCGSVAYFAHAYFSAMSSVQQAYRGTGKTSQLISQKKPISILILGVDQGIEGRHDRGNSDTMILATMNPQKKEATMTSIPRDLLADIKGDGKGEGRYYMFRVNSAYQIGGSKGATRTVRALVNTPVNYYMEVNMKALESMVEALGGVDVNVPFTFTYHTHFKKGKQHLNGKEALDYVRMRKEDPKGDYGRQMRQRQVINDIVRKGMSVNSITNYRKILKVFAKYVKTNLTFDDMLSIAMNYRSCTQDIKSGYIHGHNVWIGSAAMQVASTKELQRVSDLVRSSLGLKKEKLRNQETRQNSLQQGLDWNDPEDFRNYVIYDKDSDTIPWDGN; encoded by the coding sequence ATGAGACCAGATGAACCTAATAAGCCAAATAAAAAACTAGAAAGAAATAATGTTTTTGCGGCGAATAAAAAAAATATTAAGAATGGAAATAACTTTGCTCGCCTGGTAGGTCTCTTAACAATTCTACTTGTTTGCGGAAGCGTAGCCTATTTTGCTCATGCTTATTTCTCAGCTATGAGTTCGGTGCAGCAGGCTTATCGCGGGACTGGAAAAACTTCGCAGTTAATTTCTCAGAAGAAGCCAATCTCTATTTTAATTCTTGGTGTTGACCAAGGAATTGAAGGTAGGCACGATCGCGGAAATTCAGATACGATGATTTTAGCAACTATGAATCCGCAGAAAAAAGAAGCAACGATGACATCAATTCCTAGGGACTTGCTAGCTGATATTAAGGGAGATGGTAAGGGTGAGGGAAGATACTACATGTTCCGGGTCAATTCAGCTTATCAAATTGGTGGCAGTAAAGGAGCTACACGAACGGTTAGAGCACTAGTAAATACCCCAGTTAACTATTATATGGAAGTTAATATGAAAGCCTTAGAGAGCATGGTAGAGGCCTTAGGAGGGGTAGATGTTAATGTTCCATTTACCTTTACTTATCACACGCATTTCAAAAAGGGTAAGCAGCACTTGAATGGTAAAGAAGCTCTAGACTACGTTCGAATGCGTAAAGAAGATCCTAAGGGCGATTACGGCCGACAAATGCGACAAAGACAGGTCATTAATGACATTGTACGTAAAGGAATGTCAGTTAACTCAATCACAAATTATCGTAAGATTCTCAAAGTCTTTGCCAAGTATGTTAAAACTAACCTAACTTTTGATGATATGCTTTCAATTGCAATGAACTATCGTAGTTGTACGCAGGATATTAAGAGTGGCTATATTCATGGACATAATGTTTGGATTGGCTCTGCTGCAATGCAAGTAGCTTCTACTAAAGAATTACAACGCGTCTCAGATTTGGTCCGTTCTAGCTTAGGTTTAAAGAAAGAAAAATTACGTAATCAAGAAACAAGACAAAATAGCTTACAGCAAGGTCTAGACTGGAATGATCCAGAAGACTTTAGAAATTATGTTATTTATGATAAAGATTCTGATACGATTCCATGGGATGGAAATTAA
- a CDS encoding type II toxin-antitoxin system PemK/MazF family toxin, translating to MPKIRFKQGDIVWADFSPSVGQEMKGKHPAVVVSSNSYNEKTNYLMLCPITSHGNHFPTYLDLLGYRVHGRVNAAQIQTFSRMRLLDEKPADHLRPEDMLKVMELLSFALQFD from the coding sequence ATGCCGAAGATTAGATTTAAACAAGGAGATATTGTATGGGCGGATTTTTCACCATCGGTTGGACAGGAAATGAAGGGGAAGCACCCTGCAGTTGTAGTGTCCTCTAATTCATACAATGAGAAAACTAATTATTTAATGCTCTGTCCCATTACTTCACACGGCAATCATTTTCCGACATATCTAGACTTGCTAGGCTATCGGGTTCATGGACGAGTAAATGCAGCACAAATTCAAACCTTTTCTAGAATGCGTTTATTAGATGAAAAACCAGCAGATCATCTTAGACCAGAAGATATGCTTAAGGTAATGGAACTACTTAGCTTTGCTTTACAGTTTGATTAA